In one Corallincola holothuriorum genomic region, the following are encoded:
- the tyrA gene encoding bifunctional chorismate mutase/prephenate dehydrogenase has product MNDSPEALLRLRDKIDDVDQQLLQLLAQRLKLVAEVGEVKSEHGLPIYVPSREAAMLARRRQEAESLGVPPDLIEDILRRAMRESYSSEKDTGFKTVNPAAGPIVVVGGKGQLGRLFVQMFELSGYEVRVLGSQDWAQADDILAGASVVMVTVPITRTVEIIEKFSTLPADCILCDLTSTKSDPLNAMLRVHQGPVVGLHPMFGPDISSFAKQVIVVCDGRDSERYQWLLDQFALWGAKLKSATAKDHDEAMGLVQAMRHFSSFVYGMHLKSENADIEQLLAFSSPIYRLELAMVGRLFAQDPALYADIILSSPDALGMFRRYIERFSDAISCLENNDRDGFIRQFSEVADWFGQYAEQFMGESRQMLLVAHDRRHID; this is encoded by the coding sequence GTGAATGATTCTCCAGAGGCGCTATTGCGCCTGCGTGACAAGATCGATGATGTCGACCAGCAGCTGTTACAGCTGCTGGCTCAGCGCCTAAAACTCGTGGCCGAGGTGGGGGAGGTTAAAAGTGAGCATGGCTTACCTATTTACGTCCCTTCCCGGGAAGCTGCGATGTTGGCTCGCCGTCGCCAGGAAGCAGAGTCATTAGGGGTACCCCCTGATTTGATTGAAGATATCCTGCGTCGTGCGATGAGAGAATCTTATAGCAGTGAAAAAGATACCGGTTTTAAAACCGTCAACCCTGCGGCGGGTCCTATCGTCGTGGTTGGTGGTAAAGGACAACTGGGGCGGTTGTTTGTACAGATGTTCGAGTTGTCTGGTTATGAAGTTCGAGTGTTGGGAAGTCAGGATTGGGCGCAAGCTGATGATATTCTAGCTGGCGCCAGTGTGGTGATGGTGACCGTGCCTATTACCCGCACGGTCGAGATCATTGAGAAGTTCTCAACACTGCCTGCTGATTGTATCTTATGTGATCTCACCAGTACCAAGAGTGACCCATTAAACGCAATGCTTCGTGTACATCAGGGACCCGTGGTTGGGTTGCATCCGATGTTTGGACCCGATATCAGTAGTTTTGCCAAGCAGGTGATTGTGGTTTGTGATGGCCGCGATAGCGAACGTTATCAATGGCTACTGGATCAGTTTGCTTTATGGGGTGCCAAACTCAAATCTGCTACAGCAAAAGATCATGATGAAGCGATGGGACTAGTACAGGCGATGCGCCACTTTTCCAGCTTTGTATATGGGATGCATTTGAAGTCAGAAAATGCTGATATCGAACAGCTACTGGCGTTCAGCTCACCGATATATCGCCTTGAATTGGCGATGGTGGGGCGTTTGTTTGCTCAGGATCCAGCACTTTACGCGGATATCATCCTTTCTTCACCTGATGCACTTGGTATGTTCCGCCGTTATATCGAGCGCTTCAGTGATGCTATCAGTTGCCTAGAAAATAATGATCGCGATGGTTTTATCCGTCAGTTCAGTGAAGTGGCTGATTGGTTTGGCCAATATGCCGAGCAATTTATGGGGGAAAGTCGGCAAATGTTGTTGGTCGCCCATGATCGCCGCCATATTGACTAA
- a CDS encoding SelT/SelW/SelH family protein yields the protein MSELIRLNKIEIRYCPRCRWMMRAAWVSQELLNTFSEELDSVAIGPGDAGQFDIWLDGALIWCRKEMGGFPELKPLKQKIRDLVAPERDLGHSDRK from the coding sequence ATGTCTGAGCTGATTAGGTTGAACAAGATTGAGATCCGCTATTGTCCTCGCTGCCGCTGGATGATGCGTGCAGCGTGGGTCTCACAAGAGTTGCTAAACACATTTTCGGAAGAACTTGATAGTGTGGCAATTGGCCCCGGCGATGCTGGCCAGTTTGATATCTGGTTGGACGGGGCGCTTATTTGGTGCCGTAAAGAGATGGGTGGTTTTCCCGAGCTGAAGCCACTAAAGCAAAAGATCAGGGACCTGGTTGCTCCAGAACGAGATCTTGGCCATAGCGATCGTAAATAG
- a CDS encoding VF530 family protein produces the protein MTEQNDSAASQKDPLHGVTLKALLSWLIEHYGWEELGQKIPINCFLKDPSLNSSLKFLRKTPWARTKVEALYIKAQQQAKSIWGSNT, from the coding sequence GTGACTGAACAAAACGACTCTGCTGCCAGTCAGAAAGATCCGCTTCATGGCGTGACGTTGAAAGCATTACTCAGCTGGCTGATCGAACATTACGGCTGGGAAGAGCTGGGGCAAAAAATTCCAATTAACTGTTTTCTCAAAGATCCCAGCCTTAATTCATCACTGAAATTCCTGCGAAAAACGCCATGGGCGAGAACAAAAGTAGAGGCGCTTTATATCAAAGCACAGCAACAAGCGAAGAGCATTTGGGGGAGTAATACTTAG
- a CDS encoding RNA recognition motif domain-containing protein — translation MRNALYHDGSLFSQGRKLYSANLKQLFGTPMKLLIRNLSRSTTESQLRALFQPFGEIQSCTLVMDKETGESKGFGFVEMPKFGPAKIAMKSLNNQEVDGSRIRVKYAQTDVATEAEAVTSTTGKQRRD, via the coding sequence ATGCGAAACGCGCTCTACCATGATGGTTCCCTGTTCTCCCAAGGGCGTAAGCTGTATAGTGCCAACCTCAAACAATTGTTCGGTACCCCCATGAAACTATTGATCCGCAACCTTTCTCGCAGCACGACAGAGTCTCAACTGCGGGCGTTATTTCAGCCCTTCGGAGAGATCCAGTCATGTACGTTAGTAATGGACAAAGAAACTGGAGAATCAAAAGGGTTTGGTTTTGTTGAGATGCCCAAGTTCGGTCCCGCAAAAATAGCGATGAAAAGTCTTAACAACCAAGAAGTTGATGGTAGTCGCATCCGAGTGAAGTACGCCCAGACAGACGTAGCAACTGAGGCTGAAGCAGTGACTAGCACAACGGGAAAACAGCGCCGTGACTGA